A genomic window from Nicotiana sylvestris chromosome 11, ASM39365v2, whole genome shotgun sequence includes:
- the LOC104242953 gene encoding GSH-induced LITAF domain protein yields MSNYEEPAVGIPYNPAYNQAPMPQQIHHQQYYVAENPYQAGMIPSNVIYGDPKGIPIQQTIYRDTPAPFNCLHCGNTGLTLVKSKPSPAAFVGCMMPFMLGVCFLCPSMDCLWHKYHYCPSCNQKVADYEKSDICAVVDPPNWEQPSFALPA; encoded by the exons ATGTCGAATTACGAGGAACCAGCGGTAGGAATCCCCTACAACCCGGCTTATAACCAGGCTCCGATGCCTCAGCAAATCCACCACCAACAATATTACGTGGCtgaaaacccttatcaagcaggTATGATTCCATCAAACGTCATATATGGAGATCCCAAAGGTATTCCAATTCAGCAAACTATATACAGAGATACGCCTGCTCCTTTTAATTGCCTTCACTGTGGTAATACTGGTCTCACCCTCGTCAA ATCAAAACCTAGTCCTGCAGCTTTTGTTGGCTGCATGATGCCATTTATGCTTGGAGTATGCTTTCTCTGTCCATCAATGGATTGCCTCTGGCATAAGTATCATTATTGTCCAAGCTGTAATCAGAAG GTTGCCGATTATGAGAAATCCGATATTTGTGCAGTGGTGGACCCTCCAAACTGGGAACAGCCAAGTTTTGCCTTACCTGCATGA